From one Terriglobales bacterium genomic stretch:
- a CDS encoding tetratricopeptide repeat protein: MLENTWAREYLTVLFEALGKDLEELSDLMLAVAQNEVEDPLLEIRFRRQSGSTVQCFNLAVAVLAVRGEDASLPIAADLIETIEECNSKLLAFQEELPRLRDAVAKNPEDGENLARLGVALLALDDRDSALTAFTKALEHQDTLCIHWERDCLNNIGWDHYQRGEHEQALGWFELACRLKRSAPERGSGNPLGSATEGDDDLPYNLALENVLLTLAKMGRLSEATARLQEYHSHFGRLPDYEARALEKMGLQPDVIYIRSRIERYAR, encoded by the coding sequence ATGCTGGAGAACACATGGGCGCGAGAGTACTTGACGGTTCTGTTCGAAGCTTTGGGAAAGGACCTCGAAGAGTTGAGTGATCTCATGCTGGCCGTTGCGCAGAATGAAGTCGAAGACCCGCTGCTCGAGATTCGTTTCCGTCGTCAGAGTGGGTCGACGGTTCAGTGCTTCAACCTGGCTGTAGCAGTACTGGCGGTACGCGGCGAGGATGCCTCTCTGCCTATCGCAGCCGACCTCATTGAAACAATCGAGGAGTGCAACAGCAAATTGCTTGCCTTTCAAGAGGAACTACCTAGACTTCGCGATGCAGTTGCCAAGAACCCTGAAGACGGGGAGAACCTTGCTCGTCTCGGTGTCGCGCTGCTCGCGCTTGATGATCGGGATTCGGCATTAACAGCCTTCACAAAGGCTCTAGAGCATCAGGATACACTTTGCATCCACTGGGAACGGGATTGTCTCAACAATATCGGCTGGGACCACTATCAGCGCGGCGAGCACGAGCAAGCGCTCGGGTGGTTTGAACTTGCGTGCCGCCTGAAGCGGTCGGCGCCGGAGCGGGGAAGCGGGAATCCCCTCGGAAGTGCGACAGAAGGCGACGACGATCTGCCGTACAACTTGGCCCTCGAAAACGTCCTCTTGACACTCGCCAAGATGGGTCGTTTGAGTGAAGCGACTGCAAGGCTTCAGGAGTACCACTCCCATTTCGGCCGCTTGCCCGATTATGAGGCCCGTGCGCTAGAAAAGATGGGTTTGCAACCTGATGTCATCTACATACGATCGCGCATCGAACGCTACGCAAGGTGA
- a CDS encoding aminotransferase class V-fold PLP-dependent enzyme, whose amino-acid sequence MAAALTLTPKILAQMAAAPASLPGRALFDRDPDAYWAELRKQFLIPEDEVYLNNGTVGSSPRPVLQAIFDAYEQTEKLAQPEPEDYPIWGYAAWNEFRDPLAVFVGCSRDEIALLRNATEANNYIANGVDLKAGDEVLMSDQEHPGGEQPWNLKAKRYGIVVKKFILPKPAKNAAEILNLINDAITSRTRVLFVSHISTVTGVVMPAKEICALARSKGILSALDGAHAPGMMKLDIHALGCDMYSSSPHKWLQAPKGSGFLFVRDEVIDRLWSTIATEGWEEPQLRAERFQRIGSSNVPALWGLRASIKLAEEIGMDRIEVRHRKMADYILAEMMKRGAESWTSPDPALRCGIVTVNVPPLKRMDLENWLWHQHKIRIRGGDPHKLRLSTPYYLLKKDVDRFLEKFDEYKKTMA is encoded by the coding sequence ATGGCTGCGGCCCTGACGCTGACTCCGAAGATCCTGGCACAAATGGCCGCGGCGCCCGCTTCCCTGCCCGGCCGCGCGCTCTTCGACCGCGACCCGGACGCCTACTGGGCCGAGCTGCGCAAGCAGTTCCTCATCCCCGAGGACGAGGTGTATTTGAACAACGGCACCGTGGGCTCCAGTCCGCGTCCGGTGCTGCAGGCCATCTTCGACGCCTACGAGCAGACCGAAAAACTGGCCCAGCCGGAGCCCGAGGACTATCCCATCTGGGGCTATGCGGCCTGGAACGAATTCCGCGACCCGCTGGCGGTGTTCGTGGGCTGCTCCCGCGACGAGATCGCGCTGCTGCGCAACGCCACCGAAGCCAACAACTACATCGCCAACGGCGTGGACCTGAAAGCCGGCGACGAAGTCCTGATGTCCGACCAGGAGCACCCCGGCGGTGAGCAGCCCTGGAATCTGAAGGCCAAGCGCTACGGCATCGTGGTCAAGAAGTTCATCCTGCCCAAGCCAGCGAAGAATGCCGCGGAGATCCTGAACCTCATCAACGACGCCATCACTTCCCGCACCCGCGTCCTCTTCGTCAGCCACATCTCGACCGTCACCGGCGTGGTGATGCCAGCGAAGGAGATCTGCGCGCTGGCTCGCTCCAAGGGGATCCTTTCCGCGCTCGACGGCGCCCATGCTCCCGGCATGATGAAGCTCGACATCCACGCGCTGGGCTGCGACATGTACTCCTCCAGCCCGCACAAGTGGCTGCAAGCGCCCAAAGGCTCGGGCTTCCTCTTCGTGCGCGACGAGGTCATCGACCGGCTGTGGAGCACCATCGCCACCGAGGGCTGGGAAGAACCCCAACTGCGCGCCGAGCGCTTCCAGCGCATCGGGTCGTCGAACGTGCCGGCGCTGTGGGGGCTGCGCGCCTCTATCAAGCTGGCGGAGGAAATCGGCATGGATCGCATCGAGGTCCGCCACCGCAAGATGGCCGACTACATCCTCGCGGAGATGATGAAGCGAGGCGCGGAATCCTGGACCTCTCCAGACCCTGCCCTGCGCTGCGGCATCGTCACTGTGAACGTGCCCCCGCTCAAGCGCATGGACTTAGAGAACTGGCTCTGGCACCAGCACAAAATCCGCATCCGCGGCGGCGATCCGCACAAGCTGCGGCTCTCCACTCCCTATTACCTGCTGAAGAAAGACGTGGACCGCTTCCTGGAGAAGTTCGACGAGTACAAGAAGACGATGGCGTAG
- a CDS encoding YceI family protein: MKSRWIPAAALLLLGAGGAAAAAPTTREMDLARSTLTLRVFKAGLFSAFGHNHEIRAPISRGSFNESADLPSVELQVDARRLQVLDSELSAKDRAEVQQTMLGPPVLDSANFPEIRFRSLTIEKAGEGRWRVHGDLTLHGQTRPVLVEVTGELGHYRGSAAIRQTDFGIQPVTAAGGAIKVKNEVRVEFEIFGR, from the coding sequence ATGAAAAGCCGCTGGATTCCAGCCGCGGCCCTGCTCCTGCTGGGAGCGGGAGGCGCCGCCGCCGCCGCACCCACCACGCGCGAGATGGACCTCGCGCGTTCGACGCTCACGCTGCGCGTCTTCAAGGCGGGACTCTTCTCCGCCTTCGGTCACAACCATGAGATCCGTGCGCCCATTTCGCGGGGCTCCTTCAACGAAAGCGCTGACCTCCCCTCGGTGGAGCTGCAGGTGGACGCGCGCCGGCTCCAGGTATTGGACTCCGAGCTCTCCGCCAAGGACCGCGCCGAGGTGCAGCAGACCATGCTGGGCCCGCCCGTCCTCGATAGCGCCAACTTTCCCGAGATCCGCTTCCGTTCCCTCACCATCGAAAAGGCGGGGGAGGGGAGGTGGCGGGTGCATGGCGACCTGACGCTACACGGGCAGACCCGCCCCGTGCTGGTCGAGGTCACGGGTGAGCTGGGACATTATCGCGGCTCCGCGGCGATCCGGCAGACCGACTTTGGGATCCAGCCCGTGACCGCTGCCGGAGGCGCCATCAAGGTGAAGAACGAGGTTCGGGTGGAGTTCGAGATTTTTGGACGGTAG
- a CDS encoding M48 family metallopeptidase, with translation MRIRGMMLALTLLLGLATLSPTLLAQTTAAPPPATTAPAPRDTAKPSDTAKPDGASAPAPQDQAQPANAAQQEQAPPDQPQAPAATDDKAKKQESTQADYKHDGGKDDVDAIGNRKMGGRGLGNWYSLEKEIRIGKEYAQMVEQSVKLNTDPVVNEYVNRIGQNLVRNSDAKVPFTIKVIDSDEINAFALPGGFFYVNTGLVTAADEEAELAGVMSHEIAHVAARHATRQATRGQIANLASIPLIFVGGGLGYGVRAAVGLLLPMTFLTFSRGFESEADYLGVQYMYKAGYDPQAFVSFFEKVQAKEKKKPGTLAKAFASHPQTPDRIGKTQEEISKILPPRDQYVVTTSEFDEIKARLAALQNRRQLNDQKDNRPSLRRSNTSKSSEDKDKKEDDDRPTLKRRDD, from the coding sequence ATGAGAATCCGCGGCATGATGTTGGCCCTCACGCTTCTGTTGGGGCTGGCGACCTTGAGCCCGACGCTTCTGGCTCAGACCACGGCAGCGCCTCCACCGGCCACCACAGCGCCGGCGCCGCGGGATACGGCCAAGCCCAGCGACACCGCGAAACCGGACGGTGCCTCAGCCCCCGCGCCTCAGGATCAGGCGCAGCCCGCCAATGCCGCCCAGCAGGAGCAAGCTCCCCCGGACCAACCCCAGGCGCCCGCTGCCACCGACGACAAAGCCAAGAAGCAAGAGTCGACGCAGGCCGATTACAAGCACGATGGTGGCAAAGACGACGTGGACGCCATCGGCAACCGCAAGATGGGCGGCCGCGGCCTGGGCAACTGGTACTCGCTGGAGAAAGAGATCCGCATCGGCAAGGAATACGCGCAGATGGTGGAGCAGAGCGTGAAGCTCAACACGGACCCGGTGGTCAACGAGTACGTGAACCGCATCGGGCAGAACCTGGTGCGCAACTCCGACGCCAAGGTCCCGTTCACCATCAAAGTGATTGATTCCGACGAGATCAACGCCTTCGCGCTTCCCGGCGGATTCTTCTACGTCAACACCGGCCTGGTCACGGCGGCGGACGAGGAAGCCGAACTGGCGGGCGTGATGTCCCATGAGATCGCGCACGTGGCCGCGCGCCATGCCACCCGCCAGGCCACCCGCGGCCAGATCGCCAACCTGGCCTCCATCCCGCTGATCTTCGTCGGCGGCGGTCTAGGATACGGCGTGCGCGCCGCGGTCGGCCTGCTCCTGCCCATGACCTTCCTCACCTTCTCCCGTGGCTTCGAGTCCGAGGCCGACTACCTGGGCGTGCAGTACATGTACAAGGCTGGCTACGACCCCCAGGCCTTTGTCTCCTTCTTTGAGAAGGTGCAGGCCAAGGAAAAGAAGAAGCCGGGGACCCTGGCCAAAGCTTTTGCCTCCCATCCCCAGACGCCGGACCGCATCGGGAAGACGCAGGAAGAGATTTCGAAGATCCTGCCGCCGCGCGACCAGTACGTGGTCACCACTTCGGAGTTCGACGAGATCAAGGCCCGGCTGGCGGCATTGCAGAACCGCCGGCAGTTGAACGACCAGAAGGACAACCGGCCCAGCCTGCGCCGCTCCAACACCAGCAAGAGCAGCGAGGACAAGGATAAGAAGGAAGACGACGACCGGCCGACGCTGAAGCGTCGCGACGACTAA
- a CDS encoding CBS domain-containing protein: MRVRDYMTTSVTTLPDDSRLLDAALLIRRTGKRHVPILTAEGKVVGIISDRDVSRLAPSMLAQMTPEDYNRVFEATPITVAMTKNPMMVSPDAPVAEAVALLYTKKIGALLAVEDGKLVGILTVSDMLGLLNELLTGSQTSSEASSL; this comes from the coding sequence ATGCGAGTCCGCGACTACATGACCACCAGCGTCACCACGCTGCCCGATGACTCGCGCTTGCTGGACGCCGCCCTGCTCATCCGCCGCACCGGCAAGCGCCACGTCCCCATCCTCACCGCGGAGGGGAAGGTGGTGGGCATCATCAGCGACCGCGACGTTTCCCGTCTGGCGCCCTCCATGCTCGCCCAGATGACGCCCGAGGACTACAACCGCGTGTTCGAGGCCACTCCCATCACCGTGGCCATGACCAAGAATCCCATGATGGTCTCTCCCGACGCCCCCGTCGCCGAAGCCGTGGCGCTGCTCTATACCAAGAAAATCGGCGCGCTGCTGGCAGTGGAGGACGGAAAGCTGGTCGGCATCCTCACCGTCAGCGACATGCTGGGGCTGCTCAACGAGTTGCTCACCGGTTCCCAGACCTCGTCCGAGGCGTCGTCGCTCTAA
- a CDS encoding zf-HC2 domain-containing protein produces MTCKDFLKELTDYLDGAIDTRTRSELEEHLLWCPNCHVICDTTKQTIQIYRDAQPYELPESLRTRLQKAILSKCKCVKPAKRKSARAKSK; encoded by the coding sequence GTGACCTGCAAAGATTTTCTGAAAGAGCTGACCGATTATCTGGACGGGGCCATTGACACTCGCACCCGCTCCGAGCTGGAAGAGCACCTGCTCTGGTGCCCCAACTGCCACGTCATCTGCGACACCACCAAGCAGACCATCCAGATCTACCGCGACGCCCAGCCCTACGAGCTTCCCGAGAGCCTGCGGACGCGGCTGCAAAAGGCCATCCTGAGCAAGTGCAAGTGCGTAAAACCCGCCAAGCGCAAGTCGGCGCGCGCCAAATCCAAGTAA
- a CDS encoding sigma-70 family RNA polymerase sigma factor encodes MEAIQSSKVEPGEELVLVRAAKSGDISAFEQLVKRYDRNIFRLAQHITQNREDAEDVVQEAFLKAYQHLNGFQEQSKFYTWLVRIAVNESLMKLRRRRADKTVSLDQEIETEDNSMPREVTDWRPNPEQDYGQAEMNQILAKTIGGLPGGFRTVFVLRDVEGLSTEETAEALQLSVPAVKSRLLRARLQLRERLNKYFKKPKGIEGEA; translated from the coding sequence ATGGAAGCCATCCAATCGAGCAAGGTGGAGCCAGGCGAAGAGCTGGTGCTGGTGCGGGCCGCCAAGTCTGGCGACATCTCCGCCTTCGAGCAACTGGTGAAGCGGTACGACCGGAACATCTTCCGGCTGGCACAGCACATCACTCAGAATCGGGAGGACGCCGAGGACGTGGTGCAGGAGGCCTTTCTTAAAGCGTATCAGCACCTGAACGGATTCCAGGAGCAGTCGAAGTTCTACACCTGGCTGGTGCGCATCGCGGTGAACGAATCGCTGATGAAGCTGCGACGGCGGCGCGCCGACAAGACCGTCTCCCTCGATCAGGAGATCGAGACGGAAGACAACTCCATGCCCCGCGAGGTCACCGACTGGAGGCCGAACCCGGAGCAGGATTACGGGCAAGCGGAGATGAACCAGATCCTGGCCAAGACTATCGGCGGTTTGCCGGGCGGCTTCCGCACCGTGTTCGTGCTGCGGGACGTTGAGGGGCTCTCGACGGAGGAGACCGCAGAGGCGCTGCAGTTGAGCGTCCCTGCAGTAAAATCGCGGCTGCTGCGGGCGCGCCTGCAACTGCGAGAGCGCCTGAACAAATACTTCAAGAAGCCCAAAGGGATTGAGGGCGAAGCGTGA
- a CDS encoding GAF domain-containing protein, translating into MADSKQLKSIVEGAVAEAFEARGAELRKDIVKRVLEQLEGIVGAPPGGSSMDLLNAAVSSIQDGDAQPEILRALLEGAAKFSGRAALFVIRGGTATGWQGRGFDDDDAIKKFSVDTSDGLASRAVQDRMPAAAAAAEFDSKFVSAVGNPSDGNAVVLPLVVKEKVAALVYADAGTGDGTLDPSALHLLVRSAGQWLEVLALRKSGGGSAAAEPEKEAQPEPPPKTPSRAAEPPPPPPPPPREEPAIPAEDREVHKKAKRFAKLLVDEIKLYNQTKVNEGRQKSDLYDRLKEDIEKSRATYEKRYGKTPASSGDYFNQEVIRILAENDASVMGENFSG; encoded by the coding sequence ATGGCCGATTCGAAGCAGCTCAAAAGCATCGTGGAAGGCGCGGTCGCGGAGGCTTTCGAAGCCCGCGGGGCGGAGCTGCGCAAGGACATCGTCAAGCGGGTCTTGGAGCAGCTGGAGGGCATAGTCGGCGCCCCGCCCGGTGGCTCGTCCATGGACCTGCTGAACGCCGCGGTATCCTCCATCCAGGACGGCGATGCGCAACCCGAGATTCTGCGAGCCCTGCTGGAGGGTGCGGCCAAGTTCAGCGGCCGGGCCGCGCTGTTTGTCATTCGCGGGGGGACGGCCACCGGCTGGCAGGGGCGCGGCTTCGACGACGACGACGCCATCAAGAAGTTCAGCGTGGACACCTCCGACGGCCTGGCCTCGCGCGCGGTCCAGGACCGCATGCCGGCCGCCGCCGCCGCTGCCGAGTTCGATTCCAAGTTCGTCTCCGCGGTGGGAAACCCCAGCGACGGCAACGCCGTCGTCCTGCCCCTGGTGGTGAAGGAGAAAGTTGCGGCTCTGGTGTACGCCGACGCGGGCACCGGCGACGGCACTCTGGACCCCTCGGCGCTACACCTGCTGGTGCGCTCGGCGGGGCAGTGGCTGGAAGTGCTGGCCCTGCGCAAATCCGGCGGAGGATCTGCCGCGGCCGAGCCCGAGAAGGAGGCGCAGCCCGAACCACCTCCCAAAACGCCTTCACGCGCTGCCGAACCCCCACCGCCGCCCCCGCCACCTCCGCGCGAGGAGCCTGCCATCCCGGCCGAGGACCGGGAGGTCCATAAAAAGGCTAAGCGCTTCGCCAAGCTGCTGGTGGACGAGATCAAGCTCTACAACCAGACCAAGGTGAACGAGGGCCGGCAAAAGAGCGACCTCTACGACCGCTTGAAGGAAGACATTGAGAAGAGCCGGGCCACCTATGAGAAGCGTTATGGCAAGACTCCGGCCTCGAGCGGCGACTATTTCAACCAGGAAGTGATCCGCATCCTGGCGGAGAATGATGCCTCTGTCATGGGCGAAAATTTCTCCGGGTAG
- a CDS encoding transglycosylase SLT domain-containing protein, protein MRTHPFVATLVILSLISFPVPGAQPSAPPAHAQSSAPPTGARTSPHKKTRKKLAAKPAAVVPSRVQQVTQAFVASSDLKPMAIQLLDNRTSAAYAGVEAYALKHQAEDAGALAWLVMGYARTLDSQYAQAVAPLRNARTHAGELGDYVDYFLGNAQFSSGDARGAAATLDGFDKRYADSILLRDALMLQARALLASGQAREAIRLLEAHRTPARADVELALGRAYATAGQTDAAAEAWRRAYFTMPLASDSEEAGAQLKTLSERAKVPAPLQAERKQRADLLLRGKRYKEAAEEYHNLLSESHLVDENGVRLGLGGALFRIKKYKEAREILEKIPESADERNSERLYYLAEMARGRDSGRFADLLQALRNSAPQSTWLEQLLLASGDSQLLLRNFETAGRFYTELYTRSPNGTNASYAHWKAAWLRMRLGDSAQARRLFEEQIKLYPASVEVPNALYWRGRLAEEAQDWNQAHAYYQKLCDRFRFFYYAELARERLRVIKSDGNVPPGPLLSKIPAATPPVRFQRSAAPSDNLRVQKSFLLQNGGLFELAIAELDAAYSKDGSLWAVGEIVRIYQSTGRNWRAMQMLKKDVPGYFSFEIADLPRPFWEALFPRLYWSDIQKYSAENQLDPFLVAALIRQESEFHAGAVSRARALGLMQILPSTGRTLARQIKLRHFSTNMLLDPSVNVQMGTRYFRGLLDSLEGTPQYALAAYNAGPDRVAEWRANGQYRDVDEFVESIPFTETREYVQAVMRNAIVYRRLYGTP, encoded by the coding sequence GTGCGCACTCATCCCTTCGTAGCAACGCTGGTCATCCTGTCCCTGATTTCTTTCCCCGTTCCCGGTGCGCAGCCCAGTGCACCCCCGGCGCACGCTCAATCCAGCGCCCCGCCCACGGGCGCCAGGACCTCTCCCCACAAGAAGACGCGCAAGAAGCTGGCCGCCAAGCCGGCGGCGGTGGTCCCGTCCCGGGTGCAGCAGGTGACGCAGGCGTTCGTCGCTTCGTCCGACCTGAAGCCCATGGCCATCCAGCTTCTGGACAACCGCACCTCCGCAGCCTACGCCGGAGTTGAAGCCTACGCGCTGAAGCATCAGGCGGAGGACGCCGGCGCGCTCGCCTGGCTGGTGATGGGGTATGCCCGCACCCTGGACAGCCAATACGCGCAGGCCGTGGCGCCGCTGAGGAATGCCCGCACCCACGCCGGAGAGCTTGGCGACTACGTGGACTACTTCCTGGGGAACGCCCAGTTCTCGAGCGGCGATGCCCGAGGCGCGGCGGCGACCCTCGATGGCTTCGATAAGCGTTACGCCGATTCCATCCTCCTGCGCGACGCCCTGATGCTACAGGCGAGAGCGCTGCTCGCCAGCGGCCAGGCCAGGGAAGCCATCCGCCTGCTGGAAGCGCACCGCACTCCGGCACGCGCCGACGTGGAGCTGGCGCTGGGCCGCGCCTATGCCACGGCCGGTCAGACCGATGCGGCTGCCGAGGCGTGGCGCCGCGCCTATTTCACCATGCCGCTGGCTTCCGATTCCGAAGAGGCCGGCGCCCAACTGAAAACCTTGTCCGAGCGCGCCAAGGTTCCTGCTCCGCTGCAGGCGGAGCGCAAACAGCGCGCCGACCTGCTGCTGCGAGGGAAGCGCTACAAAGAGGCCGCCGAGGAGTATCACAACCTGCTTTCGGAGTCTCACCTAGTGGACGAGAACGGTGTGCGCCTCGGCTTGGGGGGAGCGCTCTTCCGTATCAAGAAATACAAGGAAGCGCGCGAGATCCTGGAAAAGATTCCGGAGTCGGCGGACGAGCGCAACTCCGAGCGCCTTTACTATCTGGCGGAAATGGCCCGCGGCCGCGACTCCGGGCGCTTCGCCGACCTGCTGCAGGCCCTGCGGAACAGCGCGCCGCAGAGCACCTGGCTGGAGCAGCTCCTGCTCGCTTCCGGGGACTCGCAGCTCCTGCTGCGCAACTTCGAGACCGCTGGCCGCTTCTACACCGAGCTGTACACGCGCTCGCCCAATGGCACGAATGCCTCCTACGCTCACTGGAAGGCGGCGTGGTTGCGCATGCGCCTGGGAGACTCCGCCCAGGCCCGCCGCCTGTTCGAAGAGCAGATCAAGCTCTATCCCGCCTCGGTGGAGGTCCCGAACGCACTCTACTGGCGCGGGCGCTTGGCGGAGGAGGCGCAGGATTGGAACCAGGCGCACGCCTACTACCAGAAGCTCTGTGACCGCTTCCGGTTCTTCTACTACGCGGAGCTGGCTCGGGAGCGCTTGCGCGTGATCAAGAGCGACGGCAACGTTCCTCCCGGGCCCCTGCTGAGCAAGATCCCGGCCGCCACGCCGCCTGTGCGCTTCCAGCGCTCGGCCGCGCCCTCCGACAACCTGCGCGTCCAGAAAAGCTTCCTGCTGCAGAACGGCGGCCTGTTCGAACTGGCCATTGCTGAGTTGGACGCCGCCTATTCCAAGGATGGCTCGCTGTGGGCCGTGGGAGAGATTGTCCGCATCTATCAGTCCACCGGCCGTAACTGGCGCGCCATGCAGATGCTGAAGAAGGACGTCCCCGGATACTTTTCCTTCGAGATCGCCGATCTGCCGCGCCCCTTCTGGGAGGCACTCTTCCCCCGGCTCTACTGGTCCGACATTCAGAAGTACTCCGCCGAGAACCAGTTGGACCCCTTCCTGGTCGCCGCCCTCATCCGCCAGGAGTCGGAGTTCCATGCCGGCGCCGTCTCCCGCGCCCGCGCCCTCGGCCTGATGCAGATCCTCCCCTCCACCGGGCGGACGCTGGCCCGGCAGATCAAGCTCCGCCACTTCTCCACCAACATGCTCCTGGACCCCTCGGTGAACGTTCAGATGGGAACGCGCTACTTCCGCGGCCTTCTGGACAGCCTGGAAGGCACGCCGCAGTACGCCCTGGCCGCCTACAACGCCGGACCGGACCGGGTGGCCGAGTGGCGCGCCAACGGCCAGTATCGCGACGTGGACGAGTTCGTGGAATCCATTCCCTTTACCGAGACCCGGGAGTACGTGCAGGCGGTGATGCGCAACGCCATCGTGTACCGCCGGCTCTACGGAACCCCGTAG
- a CDS encoding DUF1326 domain-containing protein codes for MDHKIIARVGLLVFSALLLMGSTPGEPAWRMQADYVEACSCHLFCPCYFNKHAEHPYCEFNMAVKVRAGHSGKVSLDGAKYWLTGDLGDEWGTNKKGKWAVVSFDPSTTKEQRDALAPIILKTYGLEWGELKVQEAPIEISRTGDVVEAKLGGGQVAYMKLQREPGTDGKGVTLKNVGYFGAQGNGGFEMYKSIEHRSDLPDHKFSYAGRNAFLISIDVREGATGGMSGGHH; via the coding sequence GTGGACCATAAGATAATCGCACGCGTCGGACTGTTGGTGTTTTCCGCGCTCCTGCTCATGGGCTCGACGCCCGGTGAACCCGCGTGGAGGATGCAGGCGGATTACGTGGAAGCCTGCAGCTGCCACTTGTTCTGCCCCTGCTACTTCAACAAGCACGCCGAACATCCTTACTGTGAGTTCAACATGGCGGTGAAAGTCCGCGCGGGGCATTCGGGCAAGGTCAGCCTGGACGGAGCCAAGTACTGGCTGACCGGGGACCTGGGCGACGAATGGGGCACAAACAAAAAGGGGAAGTGGGCTGTGGTTTCGTTCGATCCATCGACGACTAAGGAACAACGCGACGCTCTGGCTCCGATCATTCTGAAGACCTACGGCCTGGAGTGGGGTGAGTTGAAGGTGCAGGAGGCGCCGATCGAGATCTCTCGCACGGGGGATGTCGTCGAAGCCAAGCTGGGCGGCGGCCAAGTGGCTTACATGAAGCTGCAGCGCGAGCCTGGCACGGACGGAAAAGGCGTGACCCTGAAGAACGTGGGCTACTTCGGAGCGCAGGGGAACGGCGGCTTCGAGATGTACAAGTCCATCGAGCACCGTTCGGATCTACCGGACCATAAGTTCTCCTACGCGGGTCGCAACGCGTTCCTGATCTCCATCGACGTGCGTGAGGGCGCCACGGGCGGGATGTCCGGAGGGCACCACTAG
- a CDS encoding Glu/Leu/Phe/Val dehydrogenase has protein sequence MPVLSPVETQEDLNPFRIAMRQFDIAAEKLQLEPGLREILRRPRRALMLSLPVKMDDGSIRVFQGFRVQHNNSRGPCKGGIRYHPNVSYDEVQALASWMTWKCATVNIPFGGAKGGIICDPKHMSKDELERLTRRYAYEISAIIGPAIDIPAPDVYTDAQVMAWIMDTYSMTQGHSAPGVVTGKPLFLGGSQGRNEATARGCVFVIRAACEVKKIDFKGATAAIQGFGNAGSIAAELLAKQGMKVIAVSDSSGGILNRNGLDVPAVVAHKHKTGSVVGFPGAEIISSEEVLELECDILVPAALENQITLANASRVKAKIVAEAANGPTTPGADTILHEKGILVLPDILANAGGVTVSYFEWVQDLQELFWDEEEVNRKLEKIMVKAFADVHSTASKYKVDMRTGAYILAIDRVATATRSRGIWP, from the coding sequence ATGCCAGTCCTGTCCCCGGTCGAGACCCAGGAGGATTTGAATCCATTTCGCATTGCCATGCGCCAGTTCGACATTGCAGCAGAAAAGCTGCAGCTGGAGCCCGGATTGCGCGAGATTCTGCGCCGCCCGCGCCGCGCGCTTATGCTCTCCCTGCCAGTGAAGATGGATGACGGCTCCATCCGCGTCTTCCAGGGCTTCCGCGTGCAGCACAACAACTCCCGCGGCCCCTGCAAGGGCGGCATCCGCTACCATCCCAACGTCAGCTACGACGAGGTGCAGGCACTGGCTTCCTGGATGACCTGGAAGTGCGCCACCGTGAACATCCCCTTCGGCGGCGCCAAGGGCGGCATCATCTGCGACCCCAAGCACATGTCCAAGGACGAGTTGGAGCGCCTGACCCGCCGTTACGCCTACGAGATCTCCGCCATCATCGGGCCCGCCATCGACATCCCGGCGCCCGACGTCTACACCGATGCCCAAGTCATGGCCTGGATCATGGACACCTACAGCATGACCCAAGGCCACAGCGCGCCCGGGGTGGTGACCGGCAAGCCGTTGTTCCTGGGCGGCTCGCAAGGCCGCAACGAGGCCACGGCACGCGGCTGCGTCTTCGTGATCCGCGCCGCCTGCGAGGTCAAGAAGATCGATTTCAAGGGAGCCACTGCGGCCATTCAGGGCTTCGGCAATGCCGGAAGCATCGCCGCCGAACTTCTGGCAAAGCAAGGGATGAAGGTCATCGCCGTCAGCGACTCGAGCGGCGGCATCCTCAACCGCAACGGGCTGGATGTGCCGGCGGTGGTCGCGCACAAGCACAAGACGGGCTCGGTCGTGGGCTTCCCAGGCGCCGAAATCATCAGCAGCGAAGAGGTGCTGGAGCTGGAGTGCGACATCCTGGTCCCGGCGGCGCTGGAGAACCAGATCACCCTGGCCAACGCATCGCGGGTAAAGGCCAAGATCGTGGCCGAGGCCGCCAACGGCCCCACCACCCCCGGCGCCGATACCATCCTCCACGAGAAGGGGATCCTGGTGCTGCCGGACATCCTGGCCAACGCCGGCGGGGTCACCGTCTCCTACTTCGAGTGGGTGCAGGACCTGCAGGAACTCTTCTGGGACGAGGAAGAAGTCAACCGCAAGCTGGAGAAGATCATGGTGAAGGCGTTTGCCGACGTGCATTCCACCGCCAGCAAGTACAAGGTGGACATGCGCACCGGCGCCTACATCCTGGCTATTGACCGCGTGGCCACCGCCACCCGGTCGCGCGGCATCTGGCCGTAA